The Brevibacterium atlanticum genome segment CGAGCTTCTCGAGGCTCGTGTCGGGACGGATGTGCTCGTCGGAGTCGATCTGGTGTTCGGCGACCTTGCGGGTGGCGGGGATCGTCACGGGAACGATCTCCTCGGCGAAGCGCCCGTCCGCAGCCGCTGCGGCTGCCCGCTGATGAGAGGCGTAGGCGAGTTCGTCTTGTTCCTCACGCCCGATCGAGTACTGGCGGCGGAGGTTCTCCGCGGTCTCGAGCATGCCGCCCTCGACAGGATGGAATCTGCCGCCCGGGGTGACCCGTCCGCGTCCGAGCGAGTCGACGAAGTCGGCGTTGCCGCCGCGCACACCCCAGCGGATGGTGTCGTTGTAGAAGGGGGCGTGCGACATGGATTCGACGCCGCCGGCGATGACGAAGTCCCCGTTCCCGGAGCCGACGACCAGGGCCGCATCGATAACGGCCTGCAGTCCGGATCCGCAGCGGCGGTCGACCTGTTTGCCGGGCACGGTCACCGGCAGGCCCGCGTCGAGTGCGGTGACACGGCCGATGCAGGGAGCCTCGGAGGTGGCGTAGCCCTGACCCATGATGACGTCGGTGACGAGTTCGGGGTCGAGGCCAGTGCGGCTGATCAGTTCCCGGACGACGGTGGCGGAGAGCTCGTGGGCGGGGATGTCGCGGAATTGGCCCCCGAATGCTCCGATCGGGGTTCGCAGCGGTTCACATACGACGATGTCCTGGTCCATGGCTCCTCCATCTCCTCGGCAGTCGGCCCACTTCGGCCGTGCGCATACGGGTGCAGTCTAGGCCGAGAGACGCAGACCACAGAGGCCGGTTTCGTTCAATGGGAAATCAGTCGGCGTGAGTCGCGCCCGGCCCGCGGGCCCCGCCCGCGCCCTGGGCTCCGCCCGGACTGTGAGTCCCACCCGCGCCGACGCCTGCACCGGCGTTGACGTCCGGCAGCCAGACCGTGAGCACCGCACCTTTGAACCGGTCGCACTCCTCGCCGCGTCCCTGCACGTCGACGGCCCCGCCGAGGCGGCGGATAGCCTGCACGACCAGCGACAGCCCGACCCCGCGGGTTCCCGTCTGCTGACGACCGTGGCCCTGATCGGTCTCGACGCCGTCGTGCTTGGTCGACCAGCCACGCTCGAAGATCGCATCGAGGTGCTCCTCGTCGATGCCCGGCCCGTCGTCGCTGACCTCGATCGTGAATCCGCCGGGACCGCCCCCGCCGGACAGGTGCACATGCACGCGCTTATCCTCGGGCAGCACGTCCTGCCTGCTCAGAGCGTCGAAGGCATTGTCGATGAGGTTGCCCAGGATCGTCGCGAGATCCCGATCGTCCCCGCCGAGGTTGCCCGTGAGATCCGCGGTGTCGACCGTCATCTCGATGCCCACCTCGGCGGCTTGGGCGATCTTCGACAGCAGCAGGGCCGAGAGGACGGGATGGTCGAAGGTCATCGATCCGTCCCCGTTGACCCGGTTGAGATCGTCGATGTCCTTGGCCGCGAAGTCGATGGCTTCATCGACGTGCCCGGTCTCGAGGAGGGACACGACCATGTGCAGCCGGTTCGCGTATTCGTGGGTCTGCGCGCGCAGAGAGTCCGAGAAGGAGCGGACGGAGACGAGTTCGCCGGAGAGCTCGGCCAGCTCGGTGTGGTCGCGCATGGTCACGACCCAGGTGTCGCTGCCGGCATCGGTCGGCTGCTGGTTGACCACGAGCACCCGGTCGTCCGTGTAGTGGATCTCGTCGCGGGCCCAGCGCCCGGAGGCGAGCAGATCGTGGAGTTCCTCGGGCAGGTTGAGTTCGTCGAGGGGCATCTCCGCCGCCGAGGCGGGGGCCGGGTCCGCGTCGTCTGCCGGGGCCGCCCCGTCTCCCGTAGGTAGGCCGAGAAGCTCTCTGGCCTCGGCATTGATGAGCACGATTCCGCGTGAGCGGTCGACCAGCAGCAGACCTTCGGAGACCGCCTTGAGCACCGAGGAGTAGAAGTCGAGCATGCTTTTGAGCTCTTCGGCGCCGTAGTCGCCGGTGACCCGCCGCAGGCCGCGGGAGGTCACCCATGACGAACCGATGCCGAGGATGAGGGTGAGGACGGCGATGCCGATGAGCCATTGGCTCTGGGGCAGAAAGCCCTCCCGGACCGTGTCGGCCGAGGCTCCGACGATGACGGCGCCGACCACGGTGTCGGGCCCCACCTCGTCGGCACCGACGTGTTCGGCGTGGACGGGGGTGATGACGTACATGGTGCCGTCGCCGGGCCCGCCGTCGTCGATGAAGCGCACGCTCGAACTACCGCTCTTGATCGCGTCCCCATCGATGGACTGCGCGAGCTGATCGACCGAGTCCTCGGGGATCTTCCCGGAGTTCGCCGAGGCGATCTTGTCCTCGAGCGCCTGCTGCCGGTCCGGCGAGCCGAGGGTGGGCGGAGTGAGCAGGTAGTCGATGGGCACGACGGCGGCGACGTCGAAGCCGTACTGGCTGATGACGTTGTCCAGCATGGTTCCGACATCGGCGCGGGACTCGGCGTCGAGGAAGTCGTCGTTGCCCGCCTCGCCGGTGCCCACCAGGCCCAGCGACATCGACATGTTGTCCGCGGCCGAGCGCAGCAGGTCCTGTTCCCTCTTCGTGTTCAGTTGGGAGAGCTGGATGTAGAGGAGACTCGTCGTGAGCACCATGATGCCCACGAGCATGATCGAGTTTCCGAACATGATCCGTCCGGCCACGCCGAGGCGGAATCGCCGACTGGCGGCACCTGTCGATCCGACGGGTCCCTTCGCCAGGACGGTTCGCTTCTCCTTGGGCATGCGTCCCATTGTGCCACCCGTCAGTCAGCCGTCGGCCGGGATTCTGCGGGCCCTAGAGGACGAGGCTGATCGGGCCGGCGGGCACCGCCGAGCACACGAGCACCTCGTCGTCATCGATCCGGGCGGCCGGTTCGACGGGGTAGAGCACCGATCCGGCGGCCAGGGACACTGCGCACGTGCCGCACGAGCCTCCCCGGCACGAACTCGGCGAGCGGAATCCGCGCGCCTCGAGGGACTCGAGCAGGGTTCCCACCTTGGGCTCCCAGACGAAGCTCGTCCCCGAGTTCTCAAGCGTCACCTCGGCGGGTGAGCATCCGGCGATGACCTCGCTCATG includes the following:
- a CDS encoding acetyl-CoA C-acetyltransferase; its protein translation is MDQDIVVCEPLRTPIGAFGGQFRDIPAHELSATVVRELISRTGLDPELVTDVIMGQGYATSEAPCIGRVTALDAGLPVTVPGKQVDRRCGSGLQAVIDAALVVGSGNGDFVIAGGVESMSHAPFYNDTIRWGVRGGNADFVDSLGRGRVTPGGRFHPVEGGMLETAENLRRQYSIGREEQDELAYASHQRAAAAAADGRFAEEIVPVTIPATRKVAEHQIDSDEHIRPDTSLEKLGKLKPIRGKVDDAATVTAGNASGQNDGAAASIVTTRAAAEAQGLRPLGRLVSWAVAGVPPETMGIGPVPATAKALEKAGLTLADIDLIELNEAFAAQALAVTREWGLGKDDFERLNVNGSGISLGHPVGATGGRILATLLREMDRREARYGLETMCIGGGQGIAAIFERL
- a CDS encoding sensor histidine kinase, with the protein product MPKEKRTVLAKGPVGSTGAASRRFRLGVAGRIMFGNSIMLVGIMVLTTSLLYIQLSQLNTKREQDLLRSAADNMSMSLGLVGTGEAGNDDFLDAESRADVGTMLDNVISQYGFDVAAVVPIDYLLTPPTLGSPDRQQALEDKIASANSGKIPEDSVDQLAQSIDGDAIKSGSSSVRFIDDGGPGDGTMYVITPVHAEHVGADEVGPDTVVGAVIVGASADTVREGFLPQSQWLIGIAVLTLILGIGSSWVTSRGLRRVTGDYGAEELKSMLDFYSSVLKAVSEGLLLVDRSRGIVLINAEARELLGLPTGDGAAPADDADPAPASAAEMPLDELNLPEELHDLLASGRWARDEIHYTDDRVLVVNQQPTDAGSDTWVVTMRDHTELAELSGELVSVRSFSDSLRAQTHEYANRLHMVVSLLETGHVDEAIDFAAKDIDDLNRVNGDGSMTFDHPVLSALLLSKIAQAAEVGIEMTVDTADLTGNLGGDDRDLATILGNLIDNAFDALSRQDVLPEDKRVHVHLSGGGGPGGFTIEVSDDGPGIDEEHLDAIFERGWSTKHDGVETDQGHGRQQTGTRGVGLSLVVQAIRRLGGAVDVQGRGEECDRFKGAVLTVWLPDVNAGAGVGAGGTHSPGGAQGAGGARGPGATHAD